Below is a window of Penaeus monodon isolate SGIC_2016 chromosome 26, NSTDA_Pmon_1, whole genome shotgun sequence DNA.
aattcctcgcgacaggtctcgtcgagctgcccaagccatgacctcccgggtcgtcccacaggcctcctccacccagggttgtcttacaaagagacaacctgatggtcagggtcatccacagggaaacgagctaggtgcccatatagcctgagttggtaatcccggattatgcaagtaacaggtcccatgccagtttcacggtgtaaccgtcggttggactcgtggtcctgccaactgtaccccataatccaCCGAAGATACTTGTTAGAGAAGGCattaagacaagactccaaggcactagatagcttccaggtttcgcttccatagagcaaaacaagcagtattaaggccttgaagacacgtagcttggtccttctgcataggtaccgacatctgcaaatgctcttgttgttcaagttcatggctcctgttgctagaccaatccgtctattgacttcttggtctgacagcccagagatatggactacgctaccaaggtatgtaaaactctctgtaacttcaacgtccttgccgcaagcaatGGGTTCccctgaatgggttcccctaaatggcccccaaagtcctgaatcttggtcttggtccaggagacctctaggcctaagggcttcacttcattgctaaatgcatcaagaatcgCCAcctgtgactccagggactcaggtTGGATAGCAACAtgattggcaaagtcaaggtctgagaccttgatattgcccattgttggtccacactgactttggctagtagctctgcccagtccatacaggtgttgaaaagtgttggtgcaaggacacagccttgccttacccctgaattaacagggaagaagtttgacaggcccccaccacactttacagcactttcagtaccggtataaaggcttgctattaggccaataatctgcgtcggaattcccgagtctcaggatctcccatagcgattcacaatgcactgagtcaaatgccttcttgaggtcaatgtaagatgcaagcaacccacgaccacaCTCaggatggcattccacaattacttgaagcgctaatattcggtctattgtgaacttgtcaggagtgaatccagactgctcctgtctctgatgcctcagtaggtggtcgcggatcagtttcagaagaatgtgggtgaaaactttgcctggtatgctgagcaagtctgggggaatggtaccagactgccagatggcagtcaagactacatgcaagccccaagccataggttcacccccagcctttagaagttcagcagggatatgcctgcagctttccctcacttcagcttggaaatcaccatcctaaccttcATTAGGGTAGTAGGTTCCACGCTGAtgagtgggtctggcacaggtattgtgatattgcttgcatccaagctaactgttggagggtctacctggtacaattgctcaaaatactcagcccaacgttcacgaaccccaacttgatctaagatgatctgtccatccactgatcggcagtgatctgcgaggagggcttagagttcagctttctcggggcttggtaggcagggcgaaggtcatttaccaagaaatggccttcaacctcctcagcaagattcctgatgaactgttccttgtcccttctcagcagtgtccgagccctacgcaccatggagtgacgcaagtcctgattgccattcagccgagccatgcgacacgcttcagtggtctccaatgtctccagagagatccactggactcctgggctgcttcgagtgtttcgcgcttgaagaactcccacagagcaaccgggtccgtcaggttgtcgagttctgttaatcgatcagagactgccttggcgaacccacgggcacactcctcctccctcagtctgtccaagtgaaacaccctagagtgaccAATGGAGGAACGTGgcgttttgaagtggacccgtagggtagccacaaccagcctatgatctaCATAGGCTGGACTCTACAgctctggaggatcctctatcgcgtgctaacaagaatgtatgtggtcgatctccttgcccactgtacccgtatcgctgtaataatggtaataataataataataatgataataataataataataataataataataataataataataataatgataataataataataacactaataacactaataaagttGCAAGTTGCATGAGTGTCTGGAATCACAACAGCAACAATTACAAAATAGacgaataataataggaataataaatgaaccaaataaataaataaataaaaataataacagtaaccattaacaaaatacaacaattagaaaaaaaaaaaatacaggaataaTAAAATGagccaaaaagagaaaatgattatgacaacaaccataattaataaaaacaacagaataaaataataatatataaatattaaaataataacaacatccatAATAGAAAACCCTACCAAAGTCGCATCGATCTCTCCATAAGCGTCTAAAAtcgcaacaaaacaacaattagaAATTAGACCTATAaaagatgataagaatattaaaacgaaccaaaaaagggaaaacaccaaCACCCATAATGAAACCCAACAGAGATAAAACCCTACCAAAGTCGCACGGATCTCGCCCATTTGTGTCGGATACGGACGTTGTCATGGTGGCAGATTCAAGGTTGTTTTTCGGTCGGGTTttaactctctcttttcccttgctAATTACCTTAATTGATTCTCTCCATTACGCTCTAATTAAGCTGCATAATTGGTCGAGGTGTTTCCGTGATTTTAACCCATTTAACTGCATGGAGGAGAAAGGGACGTTGTTCGTGTTGTTATAAAGGGGTTTGTTTGGAGAGAAATTATtaagaatttttattaataattaattattaataacctTTTTTGGAGTAACTTCCTAACTCTCTTGTTGATTCTGAGACCATTCTGAAGGAATTATAAGTGAATTTTAATGAGATTGATGTTTTTTTAGAGATTTCTAGAGGGACGAGGATTGTTAGAGGGACTTGCCTGTTCTTTTTGATTAATGGACGAAattgttgtgttttatgtgaGAAATTACCAATATACGTTTATTATGAGTTAATAGCTATCTAGGCAGGGATAATCTTGCCGAAACAGACAAGTGCGTATGCGATGCCACTTGGTCCTAAAGAGATTGTTCAGTGAGAGTAataggctttaaaaaaaaaaaactttagtggCATAATATTGTGGCGTTTCGGAGATTTATCAATCAGTTTTCTGATTTACGAGAGATGCGGTGCAGGTGTGTTGGCCTTTGCTGGAGCGCCGTGCACggaaaataaagacaatagaTGATACAGAGCCGTTCGAGATAATCAGTATAACGAAGTATAAAAGTACAACAATAAAGGGATACAGACCCGTTAAGGATGGTTACTGATGTGTTTATAGTTTGCAtacctaaatattttttcttctttttctttctctaccttaAACACAGTTATGAATCGCAGAGGAGATGATGGACACCGACCCCATACAGGAGCTCCACAGAGCATCCGAGCAGGGGGACCTCGAGCATGTCATGGCTGCGCTGGAAACAGGTGCCTcagcctaacttttttttttttttagatccttatATGAAgatatttgtttgcttatttgatatatatatatatatatatatatatatatatatatatatattatttatttatatatatgtgtagatttttttttttcctctattcatGATATTCATGTatcagtcattctctctctctctctctctctctctctctctctctctctctctctctctctctctctctctctctctctctctctcacacacacacacacacacacacacacacacacacacacacacacacacacacacacacacacacacacacacacacacacacacacacatacacacacactctctcactcccatctctccctcccccccagtctCACCATCCCACCTTCGCACATTCCCTTACCTACCattatcccctcctttcctcattatctctccctttcttccactctccttctctttccttcccttctcactctctcctctcttccctctctctccttttctcccttcctctcaattctatctcatatatctcttAGTTTTAATAACCTAACCCCAGACAACATCCCCGCAGACTTGGACATCGATGCCACAGACCACGACAACAACACAGCCCTCCACATTGCCTCGGCTAACGACCATGAGCAGCTCGTAGCCTACCTTGTCAACAATGATGCCAATAAAGAAGCCACAAATAGCATGGGCTGGACGCCGCTGATGCAGGCAGCGCGGCATGGCCACTTGAACGTGGTTCTTTTGCTGCTGCAAGCAGGAGCATCAGTTGACACTCGCAATAGGCTCGGTTTGTGTCTTGTGGTCAGTTATTTCTGTGATTTATTCATGAATTTGTGTacatttgtgcatatgtatgcagtcattacacacacatatatatatgcttcttcttctcccactcctctttcttctccttttcacctttgctctctcttcctttcctttcctctcttttccctcatttccccatttttctcctcaACATCAGTGAATTTCAGACTTTATGAACCCATGATCCACTTTAAGTCGAAATATCCATAGCCTGTTGCCCTCCAGGACTGTGGGAGGATAATGAAATCAAAGTAAAGTGTActctattttattgtatttaaaaggggaaaaaatctatttCTCATTTTCCATATCTATTAATACTAGTCTAGAAGATCCCCATGGCGGCCTTGAGAATTGCCAATGACCAAGGCTTGAAAACCACTATGCTACGCCCTACATACCCACCAcacccatctctttcctctcccccaaaaCCTACCCCTTAGGCATGACAGCGCTGATGCTAGCTTCAGTGAGTGGGCACATGGCCACAATCCGCACCCTTGTCGATGCGGGGGCGAATTACGACCCCTTGCCCTCCCTCAGCTCAAGCCAGATCACCCCTTTGATGATTGCCGCCCAGCACGGAAATGACGCAGTGGTGCGGCTCTACTTGGACAAGGGCGTCAATGCCAACAAGGCGATTCCTAAGAcaggtttgttggtttgtttatgttttgttttttcctagtCCTTTTTTGTGCTCTGtttatccttccttttattttctttccttcgttttatttattgctttgttatattttgctatctgtctccttttttttttttctttccttttttttcttttcagctttcctttttcttttccccttttttttaggggttcaTGTTTGTCTTCTTATTTTCAGCTACATATTTAATGTTGTTCATTTAGTTACTAAATGACTGTTATATGAAATTTGTCAAGCTCTTTACTTTAAAAAGTTAGAAAGTAAGGAAATACACTCAAACTTGGTATTGTATGAATTTGCCTAGATTCACATCCTGAAAATACCTGAATTCATGTGATAtatatggcagtaataataatgataatacaaggaTATTTatctaataactataataattgatGGCCTAATTCTCATGCTGTCCAGGTGTAACACCGCTGATGTTCAGTGCAGCCGGAGGCAACAGGTCCACTGCGCAGATCTTACTGGACAGAGGAGCAGACCCTAATGCTGTTAGCGCATGTGAGTTAACGGCGCTGGATGTGGCTGCTTCTTGTAACCGACCTGACATCGCAAGCTGCCTGCAGGAGAAGACCACaaggcagaagaagaagggagCTCTCTGTGACATAATGGATGCAGCACACAGGGGAGACATGCAGGCACTGACCGAGATCTTGATGGCAGACCCAGGACAGTGCCACACCACAACGCCCGATGGTGCCACTCCACTGATGGTGGCTGCCATGCTGGGGCATCGGCAAGTGGCGCAGTTGCTGTTGCAGTATGGTGCTCTCATTGATGCCCAGGACCATAAGAATGGTTGGACGGCACTCATGCAAGCCATCTATCATAGGTAGGAATGCATAGGCctagttttgtatgtgtgtttgtgcatgcatcAATGGTATAGATAAGTACATAAGATGAAAATTGATTGTACCTtgatcaacagacagacagaaatggcCAAGTTCTTAATCCAGTGTGGAGCAGATGCAAACAAAGTGACCCATAGAGGATATACTGCTTTCGACTTCGCCAGCGAGATGTTAGATACAGACGTCATGTGCATTTTTGTTGAAGCACAGGTTGGTTAGTTTTGGTAGTCATGTCTTGTGTGCTCTGTGCCTCTACATCTGTCTTTGTCAATCgttctgcctacctgtctgtctgcctaaatgcctatctgcctgcctgcatgcTGACCCATTAACTAACCTACCTGCCTGTTCCagtttgtcggtctgtttgtgtgtctgtctatctgtcttgtcATAATTTGTGTctagaggaaatgaaaaaaggagaaagtgttGTTCATATCTTTGatcactgttatttattattttttctcccatTGTGCCATTACTTGTCTCTCAACACCAagtaaccattactattattcagTTATGCCCACAAAACCATAATTAAGCTTGCATGTTAGATTTAATTGTGGTTATTACAGGTGAGGTAATGTGGGAGTGCTGTAAGCCATATCTAATCTTCAAGACATCCTAGAATCCTCTGTTGATGCTTCaggatatttcttctttttgtgagCTAGTAACATTTTCATcagttattttcaattttcaaataaaatattttgtttttatttgtagacCATAACAGTTAATCAGTATGGAAGAGTAGGTATGTCATActaaaaagggaaagtgaaaaacATCTCAAATGGGGATCTGCTCTGGCTTATGAATAAGTCTAGTAATTTCCATAGCATACTGTAATTGGTATCACTAACACTTAGATAAATGagtagaacaattttttttttttttttttctttttttttctttttttctttagattagattagattagattagtcaatttgcaataaataattataaactcTTCTCTCTCACTGGTAAATTGTGATGGCCCAAGATTGTTAACATAAATATGGCAAACTGACCATACATACCCTCACCTattgttctgtttcttttcttccttaaattTGAAGAAATGCGCTATGTCAAACTAAGATAATCTCTTGGAAGCTTTAGGGATAAAGTGTCTCACCCAATTGCTTATGAAGACAGATCAGGGTATCCTCAATGGCCTTGCTCTGTGCTTCCCTTTGGTGATGCTGCTGTATAGGGTAAAAACAGGAACACTTACGGCCTGGGAGATGCAGCAGCCACACTTACGCTCTCGTCTTGCCTGCTTCAGCTGTCTTCACTGGGGATGAGTCCGGCGTCCCCCTTGCCCCACCAAGCCTGGGCTCAGCAGAGTGGCAATTTGCTCAACTTGCCCGACAGTCCTTCGAGGCACGGCCTGAAGCACTGGTGGAATAGGGTGTCAAACAGGTGAGACCTGGATGTCGGTTGTTTGTGGTGCTTGGCTGAACTACCTGGTATTTCTAGGggtctcccctgctctctctctctctctctctctctttctctctctcttctttctctctctctcttttttctctctctcttctttttcctccctctctctctttttcctctctctttttcctctctctttttcctctctcttttttctctctcttttttcctctctctcttctctctctctctctctctctctctctctctctctctctctctctctctctctctctctctctctctctctctctctctcctcactgtctctgtctctctcacttttatccttaCTTTAATTCTCACTAAAActcgatctcgtctagcaatctggctgacctgcattcaaatccctcgcctccagtggatggtaaccccagccattccttgcacacagggggtcatttagaagcaaaatgaaacagacagtatgtcacaccaagaatatccattgcaacaaatggaatcaaaccaaacctttttttttaacctctctctctctctctctctctctctctctctctctctctctctctctctctctctctctctctctctctctctctctgtctctctcctctctctctctctcctctctctctctctctctctctctctcttctctctctctctctctctctctctctctctctc
It encodes the following:
- the LOC119590185 gene encoding ankyrin repeat and SAM domain-containing protein 6-like isoform X1: MMDTDPIQELHRASEQGDLEHVMAALETDLDIDATDHDNNTALHIASANDHEQLVAYLVNNDANKEATNSMGWTPLMQAARHGHLNVVLLLLQAGASVDTRNRLGMTALMLASVSGHMATIRTLVDAGANYDPLPSLSSSQITPLMIAAQHGNDAVVRLYLDKGVNANKAIPKTGVTPLMFSAAGGNRSTAQILLDRGADPNAVSACELTALDVAASCNRPDIASCLQEKTTRQKKKGALCDIMDAAHRGDMQALTEILMADPGQCHTTTPDGATPLMVAAMLGHRQVAQLLLQYGALIDAQDHKNGWTALMQAIYHRQTEMAKFLIQCGADANKVTHRGYTAFDFASEMLDTDVMCIFVEAQLSSLGMSPASPLPHQAWAQQSGNLLNLPDSPSRHGLKHWWNRVSNRFQKAKGAKPQRTTTPETESLNELNLISPMTPIQYDPIMPQEIRLPPVMDFGGGSIYVTETMKSMVPPHISPTGGKPGFARKAMPPGRKIIPGGAEELPRHATNSKLLKSSLGTGGLSPALGPSPQSSGEAGGLGHMLKVRGYQGRKQDGGQQKRLSGSGGEGDLLVSSMESGGSGGSSLKTVTSSKSSKSSRSTATLVTRNDSGSTTDASSTTTTTTTPSAAAQHLTLSLGSGQLSEVLQKLALNQYLEVFLEQEVDLDAFLELSDADLQDLGITTAAARSKILRAIASLKAKV
- the LOC119590185 gene encoding ankyrin repeat and SAM domain-containing protein 6-like isoform X2, producing the protein MTALMLASVSGHMATIRTLVDAGANYDPLPSLSSSQITPLMIAAQHGNDAVVRLYLDKGVNANKAIPKTGVTPLMFSAAGGNRSTAQILLDRGADPNAVSACELTALDVAASCNRPDIASCLQEKTTRQKKKGALCDIMDAAHRGDMQALTEILMADPGQCHTTTPDGATPLMVAAMLGHRQVAQLLLQYGALIDAQDHKNGWTALMQAIYHRQTEMAKFLIQCGADANKVTHRGYTAFDFASEMLDTDVMCIFVEAQLSSLGMSPASPLPHQAWAQQSGNLLNLPDSPSRHGLKHWWNRVSNRFQKAKGAKPQRTTTPETESLNELNLISPMTPIQYDPIMPQEIRLPPVMDFGGGSIYVTETMKSMVPPHISPTGGKPGFARKAMPPGRKIIPGGAEELPRHATNSKLLKSSLGTGGLSPALGPSPQSSGEAGGLGHMLKVRGYQGRKQDGGQQKRLSGSGGEGDLLVSSMESGGSGGSSLKTVTSSKSSKSSRSTATLVTRNDSGSTTDASSTTTTTTTPSAAAQHLTLSLGSGQLSEVLQKLALNQYLEVFLEQEVDLDAFLELSDADLQDLGITTAAARSKILRAIASLKAKV